The following proteins come from a genomic window of Salvia hispanica cultivar TCC Black 2014 chromosome 4, UniMelb_Shisp_WGS_1.0, whole genome shotgun sequence:
- the LOC125221543 gene encoding elongation factor G-2, mitochondrial — protein MAARSARSSTTRLLYSLYAPSIGASPHTSRAALAGNFHLRYFSAGSAAAARLREEKEVWWKESLQKLRNIGISAHIDSGKTTLTERVLYYTGRIHEIHEVRGKDGVGAKMDSMDLEREKGITIQSAATYCTWKDYQVNIIDTPGHVDFTIEVERALRVLDGAVLVLCSVGGVQSQSITVDRQMRRYEVPRVAFINKLDRMGADPWKVLNQARAKLRHHSAAVQMPIGLEDDFKGLIDLVNMKANYFHGSSGEKIVTEDIPANLNELALEKRHELVELVSEVDDQLAEAFLSDEPISAAELEGAIRRATIARKFVPVFMGSAFKNKGVQPLLDGVLSYLPCPIEVTNQALDQSKNEEKVTLTGSPAGPLVALAFKLEEGRFGQLTYLRIYEGVIKKGDFIVNVNTGKKVKVPRLVRMHSNEMEDIQQAHAGQIVAVFGVDCASGDTFTDGSVRYTMTSMSVPEPVMSLAISAVSKDSGGNFSKALNRFQREDPTFRVGLDAESGQTIISGMGELHLDIYVERMRREYKVEATVGKPRVNFRETITQRAEFDYLHKKQSGGQGQYGRVIGYMEPLPPGSGTKFEFENNLVGQAIPPNFVPAIEKGFKEAVNSGSLIGHPVENIRIVLTDGAAHTVDSSELAFKMASIYAFRQCYTTAKPVIMEPVMLVELKFPSEFQGTVTGDINKRKGLIVGNDQEGDDCVLTAHVPLNNMFGYSTSLRSMTQGKGEFTMEYLEHSQVSQDVQAQLVNAHKATKPGE, from the exons ATGGCAGCTCGGTCGGCCCGATCCTCTACGACGCGCCTACTATACTCCCTCTACGCGCCTTCCATCGGCGCGTCGCCGCATACCTCCAGAGCCGCCTTGGCTGGGAATTTCCATTTGCGCTATTTCTCCGCCGgcagcgccgccgccgcacGCTTGAGGGAGGAGAAGGAAGTATGGTGGAAAGAGTCTCTGCAGAAGCTCCGCAACATCGGTATTTCTGCTCACATCGATTCAGGTAAAACGACGCTGACCGAGCGAGTGCTGTATTATACGGGCCGGATCCACGAGATTCACGAGGTGCGGGGGAAGGATGGAGTTGGGGCGAAAATGGATTCCATggatttggagagagagaaagggattACTATTCAATCCGCTGCTACCTATTGTACCTGGAAGGATTATCAG GTTAACATAATTGACACACCAGGTCACGTTGATTTCACTATTGAAGTTGAGAGAGCTTTACGTGTACTCGATGGCGCTGTTCTCGTCTTGTGTAGTGTTGGTGGTGTTCAGAGTCAGTCGATTACAGTTGATAGGCAAATGAGAAGATATGAGGTTCCTAGAGTTGCTTTTATCAACAAGCTTGACCGTATGGGGGCTGATCCATGGAAAGTGCTCAATCAG GCACGGGCCAAACTTCGACACCACAGCGCTGCTGTGCAGATGCCAATTGGTCTGGAGGATGACTTCAAGGGTCTAATTGACTTGGTCAATATGAAAGCTAACTACTTTCATGGTTCCAGTGG TGAGAAAATTGTGACTGAAGATATTCCTGCTAATCTCAATGAGCTTGCTCTAGAAAAACGACATGAATTGGTTGAATTAGTCTCGGAGGTTGATGACCAGCTTGCTGAGGCATTTCTTAGTGATGAACCTATATCGGCTGCTGAACTTGAg GGAGCAATCCGAAGAGCTACCATAGCACGAAAATTTGTGCCAGTGTTCATGGGTAGTGCTTTCAAGAACAAG GGTGTTCAACCACTTCTTGATGGTGTACTTAGCTATTTGCCTTGTCCGATTGAAGTTACTAACCAAGCTCTCGATCAATCTAAGAATGAAGAAAAG GTTACCTTAACAGGAAGCCCCGCTGGTCCTCTTGTTGCCTTAGCTTTCAAGTTGGAAGAAGGGCGATTTGGCCAGTTGACATATTTAAG AATCTATGAAGGTGTCATAAAGAAGGGTGATTTTATAGTTAATGTAAACACAGGGAAGAAAGTCAAG GTTCCTCGCTTGGTGCGGATGCATTCAAATGAAATGGAG GATATTCAACAAGCTCATGCAGGACAAATTGTTGCTGTATTTGGTGTAGATTGTGCTTCAG GGGATACATTTACTGATGGTTCAGTCAGATATACCATGACCTCTATGAGTGTGCCTGAGCCAGTTATGTCTTTAGCAATATCAGCAGTTTCTAAAGATTCGGGAGGGAAT TTTTCAAAAGCTTTGAATCGTTTCCAGAGAGAGGATCCAACTTTCCGTGTTGGTTTAGATGCTGAGAGTGGTCAG ACAATTATCTCTGGAATGGGTGAACTCCATTTGGACATCTATGTTGAGCGCatgcggagggagtataag GTTGAAGCGACTGTTGGGAAGCCTCGTGTCAATTTCAGAGAGACAATTACTCAGCGTGCTGAGTTTGATTATTTGCATAAGAAGCAGAGTGGAGGACAGGGTCAATATGGAAGAGTTATTGG TTATATGGAACCACTACCACCAGGCTCGGGAActaagtttgagtttgagaACAATCTTGTTGGACAAGCAATACCTCCAAATTTTGTCCCAGCAATTGAAAAAGGTTTCAAGGAAGCTGTGAACTC GGGTTCCCTTATCGGCCATCCTGTTGAAAATATTCGCATAGTTTTGACCGATGGGGCTGCCCATACCGTGGATTCAAGTGAACTTGCATTTAAGATGGCATCGATATACGCCTTCAGACAG TGCTATACAACTGCAAAACCTGTTATAATGGAGCCTGTGATGTTGGTAGAGTTAAAATTCCCTTCAGAGTTCCAGGGCACTGTCACCGGTGATATCAACAA GAGAAAAGGCTTGATTGTAGGGAATGACCAGGAAGGAGATGATTGTGTACTAACTGCACAT GTACCTCTCAACAATATGTTTGGTTATTCGACATCCCTTCGTTCAATGACTCAG GGAAAAGGTGAATTCACCATGGAATACTTGGAACATTCACAAGTCTCTCAGGATGTTCAAGCGCAACTGGTTAATGCTCACAAGGCCACAAAACCCGGTGAATAG
- the LOC125224249 gene encoding cell number regulator 6: protein MAEGTYVKLTKDQVSLQEITPGELNQPIDIEAISAPRCEQCGQTLPPSYSPPADEDWVSGIFGCSEDRDSCLTGMFCPCVLFGRNVASLNDDIPERSACISHVVCIEGGIALAIATAACNGIDPDTACLLTEGLLFAWWVCGIYTGMGRQLLQRKYHLKDSPCDPCMVHCCLHWCAICQEHREMKNHLAEGTASEVTVVNPPPRQEMNAAEKHEDRGSTSHQSGEQNNLQLQPV from the exons ATGGCGGAGGGGACATACGTGAAGCTCACCAAAGACCAGGTATCTCTGCAAGAGATCACCCCAGGCGAACTCAATCAGCCCATTGATATTGAAGCG ATAAGTGCTCCTAGATGTGAACAATGTGGACAAACTCTACCACCGAGCTACTCTCCCCCAGCTGATGAAGATTGGGTATCTGGGATTTTCGGTTGCTCTGAGGATCGTGACAGTT GCCTAACAGGAATGTTTTGCCCCTGTGTACTGTTCGGGCGCAATGTTGCAAGCTTGAACGACGATATCCCTGAGCGAAGTGCGTGCATCAGTCACGTTGTATGCATTGAAGGTGGCATTGCTCTTGCTATCGCCACAGCAGCCTGCAACGGCATAGATCCAGACACGGCCTGCCTCCTGACCGAAGGCTTGCTATTCGCATGGTGGGTCTGTGGCATCTACACTGGCATGGGCCGACAACTGTTGCAGAGAAAATATCACCTAAAG GATTCACCTTGTGATCCTTGTATGGTGCACTGCTGCCTCCACTGGTGTGCGATATGCCAGGAGCACAGAGAAATGAAGAATCATCTGGCAGAGGGCACTGCATCCGAGGTGACGGTGGTAAACCCCCCGCCGCGGCAGGAGATGAACGCTGCTGAGAAACATGAGGATCGAGGCTCAACTTCACACCAGAGTGGGGAACAGAATAATCTGCAGTTACAACCTGTGTGA
- the LOC125224344 gene encoding squamosa promoter-binding-like protein 8 — protein MLDYGWGNTSSIILNADEPGPDPEPTRPVFDPYSSHSFSDPPPNFSNPETHFSAAVHHHHHLPFHAPSPNTHFAAFYGGGAAASYAPPQHPSMLTLEPAAYSVVPKSEPVGGGFDFSAEYNSRIGLNLGGRTYFASSEDDFVNRLYHRSRILEPGSANSPRCQAEGCNADLTHAKHYHRRHKVCEFHSKAATVIAAGLTQRFCQQCSRFHLLSEFDNGKRSCRKRLADHNRRRRKSQQNNHEKSHPEISSAASENLARSPPESGQHSSSVTVAISPPRISLDCFRHRSGTAPSSNSLFYSNG, from the exons ATGTTGGACTATGGCTGGGGCAACACGTCCTCGATCATCCTCAATGCCGATGAACCCGGTCCCGACCCCGAACCCACCCGCCCGGTTTTCGACCCTTACTCTTCCCACTCCTTCTCCGACCCGCCCCCCAATTTCTCCAACCCGGAAACCCACTTCTCCGCCGCcgtccaccaccaccaccacctccctTTCCACGCCCCTTCCCCAAACACCCACTTCGCCGCCTTCTACGGCGGCGGCGCGGCGGCCTCATACGCGCCGCCGCAGCACCCGTCAATGCTGACGCTCGAACCGGCGGCTTACTCGGTGGTGCCGAAGAGCGAGCCGGTGGGGGGCGGCTTCGACTTCAGCGCGGAGTACAACAGCAGAATCGGGCTGAACCTCGGCGGCAGGACCTACTTCGCCTCCTCCGAAGACGACTTCGTGAACCGGCTCTACCACCGGTCCAGGATTTTGGAGCCCGGTTCGGCCAACTCGCCGCGCTGCCAGGCCGAGGGCTGCAACGCCGACCTCACCCACGCCAAGCACTACCACCGCCGCCACAAGGTCTGCGAGTTCCACTCCAAGGCCGCCACCGTCATCGCCGCCGGCCTCACCCAGCGCTTCTGCCAGCAATGCAGCAG ATTCCACCTGCTGTCGGAATTCGACAACGGCAAGAGAAGCTGCCGCAAGAGGCTCGCCGACCAcaaccgccgccgccgcaaaTCCCAGCAAAACAACCACGAAAAATCCCACCCCGAAatctcctccgccgcctctGAAAACCTAGCAA GGTCACCGCCGGAATCCGGCCAACACTCTTCCTCGGTGACGGTGGCGATCTCCCCGCCGAGAATCTCACTCGATTGCTTCCGCCACCGCAGCGGCACAGCTCCGTCGTCCAACTCCCTCTTCTACTCCAACGGttaa
- the LOC125221544 gene encoding 3-hydroxyisobutyryl-CoA hydrolase-like protein 1, mitochondrial yields the protein MRRVKLKLKLKLEGNSKSKGCEIRLEIMRLCKYALIRRWMLAGEKLTYGSRRFASLSANPLIHDSDNLVLVEGKASSRTAILNRPAALNALNMSIVGRLQELYKNWEEDPAVCFVALKGGGRAFSAGGDIVALYNLLQKGNLEECKKFFWSIYRFIYFLGTYMKPHVALLNGITMGGGAGVSIPGTFRLATDKTIFATPETLIGFHPDAGASFYLSHLPGYMGEYLALTGEKLNGAEMLSCGLATHFSPIEKLPLVENYLGKLATDDPSVIESSLAKHGVTVHPDQNSVVHRIDVLDKCFSHDTVEEIIESLEMEAAKTNDTWCVSTLKKLKEAAPLSLKVSLKSIREGRFQTFDQCLTREYRMSLQGISGQINGDFREGVRAKVVEKDFSPKWDPPTLEHVSQDMVDQYFTPLSAFEPELDLPIMQREAFI from the exons ATGCGAAGagtgaaattgaaattgaaattgaaattggaagGAAACTCGAAATCGAAAGGCTGTGAAATTCGACTGGAAATCATGCGATTGTGTAAATATGCATTGATTCGCCGGTGGATGTTGGCAGGCGAGAAGCTCACTTATGGCTCCAGACGCTTTGCTTCTCTCTCCGCCAATCCTCTCATTCATGATTCTGATAATTTA GTACTTGTTGAGGGCAAAGCGAGTTCTAGAACAGCAATTCTCAACAGACCCGCAGCTCTCAATGCTCTTAACATGTCTATA GTTGGCAGGCTTCAGGAGTTGTATAAAAATTGGGAAGAAGACCCTGCGGTGTGTTTTGTTGCTCTAAAG GGTGGAGGGAGGGCTTTTTCTGCTGGTGGAGATATTGTTGCTCTTTATAATCTTTTACAAAAAG GAAACTTAGAAGAATGCAAAAAATTCTTTTGGTCTATATATAGGTTTATATACTTTCTTGGTACTTATATGAAGCCACAT GTGGCTCTCTTGAATGGGATCACAATGGGTGGAGGCGCCGGAGTTTCCATCCCTGGCACATTTCGGCTTGCAACTGATAAAACT ATATTTGCCACACCGGAGACATTAATTGGTTTCCACCCAGATGCAGGGGCTTCCTTTTACCTCTCTCATCTTCCTGGCTACATGG GTGAGTACCTTGCATTGACCGGGGAGAAGCTGAATGGAGCAGAAATGCTGTCATGCGGGCTTGCTACTCACTTTTCACCAATTGAG AAACTTCCTTTGGTCGAAAATTATCTAGGAAAGTTGGCCACTGATGATCCCTCTGTCATTGAAAGTTCTTTAGCAAAACACGGAGTTACAGTCCATCCAGATCAGAATAGTGTAGTTCACAG GATTGATGTACTAGACAAATGTTTCAGCCACGACACAGTTGAGGAAATTATTGAAAGTTTG GAAATGGAAGCTGCTAAGACAAATGACACATGGTGTGTCTCAACTTTGAAGAAGCTGAAAGAAGCTGCGCCATTGAGCTTGAAGGTTTCATTAAAATCA ATACGAGAAGGTAGATTTCAGACTTTCGATCAGTGCCTTACTCGTGAGTACAGAATGTCCCTACAAGGAATCTCCGGTCAGATAAATGGTGATTTTCGTGAG GGTGTTCGGGCAAAGGTGGTTGAAAAAGATTTCAGCCCCAAG TGGGATCCTCCAACGTTGGAACATGTATCTCAAGACATGGTTGATCAATACTTCACTCCTCTCTCTGCATTTGAGCCTGAACTGGACCTTCCCATAATGCAGCGTGAAGCATTTATTTAG
- the LOC125218373 gene encoding uncharacterized protein LOC125218373 — protein MDENKFLDQFIEVEIEAEKLLLGRHELVDIDRMRNGNREALTALRKRAKTTKTSVPSPFESLMKDIDPRPLVNEVCATCGHHNARESTLLMFPGTDTFATIPFHAAHTILEEDQARLDFDSKKLQSFVKEQSLILSEKGALSDKIGPGVLKSLVALTDKPKIEEDD, from the exons ATGGACGAAAATAAATTCCTGGATCAATTCATTGAGGTTGAGATTGAAGCTGAAAAACTCTTATTGGGACGCCATGAG TTGGTCGATATTGATAGAATGAGGAATGGGAACAGGGAGGCTTTAACAGCACTGAGGAAGAGAGCTAAAACTACAAAAACCAGTGTTCCTTCACCTTTTGAATCTCTAATGAAGGATATTGATCCAAGGCCATTGGTGAATGAGGTTTGTGCAACATGTGGTCATCATAATGCGAGGGAGAGCACATTGCTTATGTTCCCTGGAACTGACACCTTTGCAACTATACCGTTTCATGCTGCTCATACCATTTTGGAAGAAG ATCAAGCACGCCTTGATTTTGATTCCAAAAAGCTCCAGAGCTTCGTGAAAGAGCAATCTCTAATTCTTTCAGAAAAAGGTGCCCTTTCTGACAAGATAGGCCCTGGAGTGCTAAAATCTCTGGTGGCCTTAACTGACAAACCAAA GATTGAGGAGGATGATTGA